Within Acidimicrobiales bacterium, the genomic segment GCGGAACGCCCGCCACGCTTCGGCGCGTTCGGCCACCGGGCCGATCGGATCTGGCGACACGAGGCAGACACCGCCATAGACCGCGTGGGCTACGACCGTCTCGCCCCAGAAGAAGAACTGCTTGTCGGGGCGCAGGGCGAAATAGTCGAGCGTCCCGCTGCCATGGCGAGCGACGACGGCGCGTGCGCGGGTCAGGTCGTCGGTCGAGACGAGCATGACCGAACTGGAAGCCTCATCGAATGACGGGGCTGGGGCGGTCGCTACGGTGGCCCGTACGGCTTGGCGGCGTTCCACGACCGGCCGGAAAAGGACGACCACGAAGGCCACCGCCAGCCCTGCCGCGGCGGTGGCCATGGTTGGCGAAAAGAACATGTCGACGCGGTGGGGGAGACGCACATTGGACACGCCCCCCATACGCTCGACCGAAGCCTCCAGCGCGCGGGACCACGAAAGCGCGTGCGCCCCTCGCATCGACTTGTTGAACCATGTGCTGAGTTCGAGCGCCCACGAACCGGTGAGCACGGTCAACACCGCCGCTCCGAGAACTCTGAGCAGACCGGAGCCCACCCGCTCGACGTCGGTCTTCGCCTGGAAGGAGGACCGGTAGACCCAGAGAAAACTCGCGGCTGCGACGGCTATGAGCGATTCCTCCACGTCCACGCCCTTGATCACGTGCAGAAGCGCGACAACGAGGAGGAGGACCTGGCACACGAACCACGCTCGTCTTTGTCCTCTTCGAATCCCCCGGGCCAAGACGATCAGTCCGACCCCGCCGAGCGCGACCAGAGCCGAAGCGGTCTCGGGGATGGCGGTCGGGAACAGCTCCCGCAGGACGTCCAAGCGGCCGCGCAGCGGCTCCGACAGAGCGGAGAGGAGGGACAGGAGTCCTGCGGCGAACACTGCGAGCGCCGCCAGGCGCCGGACCCTGCGATCGCGCGACACGACGCTCGGGCGGCGAGGCCACTCGGCACCCTGCGGCCAGCTCGCCGCGACCTCTGCTCGCATGTCCCCCTGCGTCGGAGCGACCAACCGCTCGGCCATCAGACGTTCGACGATCGTGGCGCCGGGCAGGTCCTGCCGTCCGTGCAGCAGGCGGACGTGCACGTCATTGCCGGCCTCCAACTCGACCCACGCCAGCTGCCGGTGCGCCAGGAAGACGCTCGGAAGCCCCAAGCCCGGCACCCGAGTCGGATACTCGCTGACCACCTCCGTGCCGCACCCCGCGTTGGCGTAGAAGCCGTCCCCGAGATGGGCCAGCTCCGGCCGGCAGGTGTGCCCGGTGATCAGGCCGGCGTAGCCGTCGGTCACCAGCTGCCTGGCAAGGCAGCGGGCGGGCTCGTTCGGATCGCGCCCGCCGTCATCGAGCGCCAGCGCCGACAGAGCGAGACCGGTGCGGCGGAGGGCCGCCGCGGCGAGCAGGAACAACAAGGCCAGCTCGACGACGGTCGCGAACACGGCCAGGCCCACCCGGGATGTCGCCCCGACGTGGCGGGCGGAGCGAAGCGCGAACGCCGGCAACCGCAGCGCGAGTGCAACGATCACCGGGACCAACAACAGCCACGCGGAGCGGCCCAGCCGCCGGTACACCAGCCGCGATCCGATGAAACGCGAAAGCGCCGCAGGCTCGTCCAGGTCCTCCATCCCCGAAAGCCATTTCGCCTGGCGGGCCCCCGACTGCCGCCGGCGCATCGCGGGCATCACCTCCTCGCGAACGTGCTGCGCGAAGGGGGTTTCCCGGGGGTTGCGCGGATCGGCGCACCGGGTCAGCGGATCGAGGGTCTGGCCTGGTTCGACCCGCACCTTTCGCTCGCCGGCCCCGGTCGACAGGGTCAGCTCGACCGACAGAGCCACGTCGGCTCCGAGAAGCTGCCGGACGTCGTGCTGGCATTTCTCGGACCACGCGAGCCTCGAATCCCGGTCACCCGGCAGGATCACGACCCGGCGGTTCGATCCCGCCGCGTAAGTCGCAATGTCCACCGCCAGGCGGCCGTGGGCGGCGAGAGCCTGGGACGGGTCGACGTTGGAGTCGAACAGGTTGCCCGCGAAGATCAACACGCCAGGCCCCGTCGCTGCTTCCACCGCGGAGGCGACCTCATTGACCGCCAGGACGTCCGCAGGGCGCGAGTCGCTGCTCAGGTGCAGGTCGGCCACAACCATGACCCGCCCCCCGACAGGGACCTCCAGCTGGAGCTCGTCGGGGATCTCGTTGTTGTCGGCCAAGTCGGCGCACGACGCTACTACGCGAGGACCGGTCGCACCCCGCTACCGTCCCTGACCGTGGCAGCACGGGTACCCGCCGCATACGAGCTGGTGGAGGGAGCAAGGCGCCTCGGCCCGCTGCCCTACTCCGCCCTCGGACCGACGGCCGAACCGCCGATGCCTCCCCCGGTGGACCTTGCCGCATGGACCGCTACTGCGCTGGATGAAATATGGGACGGTGAAGGAAGCCCTGATCCATTCACCTACGTCGACGTCGGCGCCGGCGACGGGACCCGGGCCAGGGAACTGCTACGGCTGGGTCCGGAATGCCTGAGCGCCCTCCGCGTCGTCCTGGTCGAGGAGGATTCGTCCCTACGGGAGCGCCAAGCCGAGAACCTGTCCATCGAGGCGCCGGCCCTCACCCTCGGGCCGGTCACCCCCTCCGACGACCCCGACGAGGGCTCCCGGCCGCTGCCAGGCGTCGGTCCACTGGTCACCTCGCTGACCGATCTGCCGGTTCTCGCGACTGCATCGGTCGCGGTCGTGATCGGATTCGGGTGGCTGAGCCGGCAGCCGGCCGACCGCTACATGTGGCAAGACGGGACCTGGTGGGAGGTCCGGCTGGGAGCTCTGGGCGACGACGGGGACGTCCTCACAGAGATGAGCCTGCCGCTCGACGAGGCCCGGGCGGCGACGATGGACGCGGTCGTGTCGGGCCACGTGGACCAGGCTCGCTACGCATCCCCGGTCGGGGCGGTTGCATGGCTGAAGAGCGCGCTCGCCACCGCTGAAACGGGGTGGCTCCTGGCAGTCGACAGGTGGACCGCCAAGACCGAACCCATCCACGGACAGGCTCGTGCCATCGCGCTCGACCAGCTCGCAGCGGTGCGCCGGCCGGCTTCCGGGCCGGTACCGGCTGCAGAATCCCTCGAAGTCGTCCGGTGGCGGTTAGGTTGACCCGTCGATGGCGGGGACCTTCGACAACTGGAGGTGGCGGGAGGAGAGGATCGACGGCGGGCGTGCGGTCGTTTTCGATCTCGACGGGGTGCTTTCGGACGCGGCGAGCCGTCAGCACTACCTCGAGCGGCCGGCACGGGACTGGGACGCGTTCTTCGAGGCCTGCGGCGACGACCCGCTCATTGAGGAGATCGCGCGCCTTCTGGAACTTCTCGACTCCTCGTTGGCGATCGTCCTGCTTACCGGCCGCCCGGTCAGAGTTCAGCGCCAGACCATGGCCTGGCTGAGCCGGTACAAGCTGCGGTGGGACCTGCTTGTCATGCGCGACTTCGGCGACTACCGGGCCGCCCGGGAGTTCAAGAGACGCTCGGTGCACGAGCTGCGTGAAGCCGGGTTCGAGCTCGTCCTGTCCTTCGAGGATGACCGACGCAACGTTGCGATGTTCCGCGACGAAGGGGTTCCCTCCGTGTACATTCACTCGGGCTACTACGACTGAAAACCCTTTTCTTGTCGTTTATTCAGGTTCATGGTCCACCATGATGTGTATATGAGCCGCAACACCCTTAAGACAACGTTCCTTCTCACGTTCCTTGCGGCCTTGTTCGTCGGGATCGGTGCGCTTCTCGGCGGGCGGGGCGGTCTGATCATCGGGCTCGTCATCGCCCTGTTGTTCACGGGCGGTTCCTACTGGTTTTCGGACTCCATCGCGATCCGGGCCGCACGGGCCGTCCCGGTGTCGGAGGAGCAGATGCCCGACTACTACGCGGTCGTACGCGACCTGACTACGCGGGCCGGCCTGCCGATGCCGCGCCTCTACGTCACCCCCGACGCCCAGCCCAACGCTTTCGCGACCGGTCGCAACCCGGCGCATTCGGCGGTGGCGGTAACCCAGGGCATCCTGCAGATCTGCACGTGGGACGAGCTGCGCGGCGTACTCGCGCACGAGATCTCCCACGTGGGAAACCGCGACATTCTCATCTCCTCCGTGGCCGCGACGATTGCCATGGCTATCACTCTGCTGTCCCGCATAGCGGCCTGGGGCGGTCTGTTCTTCGGTGGTGGCCGCGACGGCGATGGCGAGAACATCCTCGAACTGCTCGCGCTGCTGATCCTCGCTCCACTCGCCGCAACGATGCTGAATCTGGCCCTCTCGCGAAGCAGAGAGTTCGAAGCAGACCGCTCGGGCGCCAGGCTCATCGGAGACGGAGATCCGCTGGCCCGCGCCCTCAGCAAGCTCGAGGCCGCGTCGAAACAGATACCGATGCCGCAGGTTCGTCGCGAAATGGCCCCGCTCTACATCGTGAGCCCTCTTGCCGGGATGAACATCTCCTTCAAGAACCTTTTCTCCGACCATCCGCCGACCGACGAGCGAATCCGCCGCCTCCGCTCGAGGGAGTGGGCCCGCTAGTCCCGGAAGTTCTCGAACTGGAGCGGGAGACCGAAGTCTTCTTCGCGAAGTCCGGCGATAACCGTTTGCAGGTCGTCTCGCTTTTTTCCGCTGACCCGAACCTGGTCTCCTTGGGTCTGGGAGGAAACGCCTTTCGGGCCCTTGTCCTTGATCCACCGGTTGATCGCCTTGGTGTTGTCAGCTGAAAGGCCGGCCTTCAAAGTGATCGTCTGGCGTGCGGTCCCTTTGGCGGCTTCCTCGACCTTGCCGTGCTCGAGCGCCTTCAACGAGACCTTCCGCTTCACCAGCTTCTCCTCCAAGACCTGGACGACCGCCTTCAGCCGGTCCTCGGTAGCCGAGTGAAGGCGAAGCTCGCTTTCATGAAGTTCGACCGACGAATCGGTGCCTTTGAAGTCGAAGCGGGTCGATAGCTCCCGCTGGGCCTGGTCGACCGCATTTCGCACTTCCTGCATGTCAACCTGGGACACGATGTCAAAGGTAGGCATTCATCCTCCAAAACTCGCCCGCGTTCATGATCCAGCCACGGGACGCCCGTCGACTTGGGAATCGATCGTAATGACTGGAACCTCGAGATCATGGACGCGGGCGAGTTCGTGGAGGATGGCGTAAAGCTAGTGCGGCCGCCTAGGTTCCCGTAGGCGTGGACCTGCTGCCGCCGCTAACTCGCACGACGTCGTCGGGTGCTGCGCCTGCGCTCACCGTCGCCGGCCGCTCGCTGCGGATGGAGGAGCTGGCGGGCGCCGCAGGTGCCGTCGCGCGTCGGATTAGCGGCATGCCGATCGTCGCGATCGAAGCGGTACCCACGGTCGAGACGGTCGTGGCCGTCGTGGGTGCCCTTGCAGCCGGCGTCCCGGTCGTCCCTTTACCCCCTGACGCGGGGCCGCTCGAGCGCAGACACATCCTCGACGATTCGTCCGCGGACCTCCTGCCTTTGGAGGTCGACGTCACGGAACGGGCCGACCTACCCGGCACGTCGCTTCCGCCCGACCGTCTGGCGATGGTCGTGTACACCAGCGGAACCACAGGCATGCCCAAAGGGGTGATGCTCAGCGCGGGTGCGATAGGGAAGTGTCTGGATTCGCTCGCTGAAGCCTGGGAGTGGACCGAGGACGATGTGCTGGTTCACGGATTGCCGCTCTTCCACGTCCACGGCCTGATCCTCGGCGTCCTCGGACCGCTGCGGATGGGGAGTCCGCTCGTCCATACGGGTAGACCCACGCCGGACGCGTACGCGAAGGCCGGGGGATCTATGTACTTCGGGGTGCCGACTGTCTGGTCGAGGGTGGCGGCTGATCGTGCAGCGGCACGAGCGCTTCGGCGAGCGCGTTTGCTGGTGTCCGGCAGCGCCGGCCTGCCTGTACCGGTATTCGACCGACTCGCTTCGCTAACCGGTCAGGGGCCGATCGAACGGTACGGGATGACCGAAACGCTCATAACCGTGAGCGGTCGCGCTTCGGGCGAACGCCGCCCAGGCTGGGTGGGGACGCCACTTGCTGGGGTGCGGACCCGGTTGGTGGACGAGGAAGGCTGCGAAGTTGAGTTCGACGGTGACCGCGTCGGGTTGTTAGAGGTATCAACCCCAACGGTCATGTCGGGCTACCGGAACCTGCGCGCGGAGACCGAAATGATCACTACGCCCGACGGGTGGATCCGCACCGGCGACGCGGCGTGCGTCGATCCAGAAGGGTGGCATCGGATCGTCGGGCGGGCGTCGACCGACCTCATCAAGAGTGGGGGATATCGGATCGGGGCCGGCGAGGTCGAGGCGGCGCTTCTCGCGCACGGCAGTGTTGCGGAGGTCGCAGTTATCGGCGAGCCGGATGACGACCTCGGTCAGGTGGTGGTCGCGTACGTCGTCGCGGAAGGTGTGGGAGAGTCGGATCTGATCGCCTTTGTCGCGGAGAACCTGTCAGTTCACAAGCGGCCGCGACGGGTCGTTTTCGTGGAGTCGCTCCCGCGCAACGCTATGGGAAAGGTACAAAAGGCCAAACTCGCCCGCGCCTAGGTGTTTTCGCCGCGTCGCCTCCCGTTAGCCGGGACCGAAATGCGTGCGCCCGGCGAACCGGTCGACCATCATTTGAACTCCGCGACCGTTATCTAAATCATTCTGTTAGTTCCGTTAGTTCCGTGGGGGGTCTGACATGAGCCGCTTCCAGATTCGACGAGGCCGTTGGGCAGCGGGCGCGCTGGCGCTCGTGCTGTTGGCCGGGGCGTGCGGAAGTAGCAGTAAAAGCTCTTCGAGCACGGGGACCACTGCGCCGCCTGTGACGCCCGGGACGACGAACCCGACCAGTTCCGGGCCAAGCCCCGGGATCACCGGTAACACGATCACGATCGGGCAGATCGCCACAGTGACCGGGCCGGTTCCCGGTTTGTTCCAGGGGGCGTTCAACGGCCTCGACGCTTGGGCCGCCTATGTGAACTCCACCGGAGGGATAGGAGGCAGGACGGTCAAGGTGGTCCAGAAGGACGACGGCCTCGACTGCAACAGCTACACCAACGACCTCAACTCGCTGAGCAACCAGGTGTTCTCCGTGGTCGGAACCTTCACGATCGAGGACACCTGCGGAAAGACGCTGCTCACCTCCAATCCGACCTTCCCCGACATCCAGGGATATCTTCTCGACCCGCACCTCATCTCGCTTCCGAACGCCTTCACCCCCACCCCTCAGCCGCCCGGGTACTTCACCACCGGGGCCATCTGGCTCAAGCAGAAGTTCCCCAGCGCCATTGGTCACAGCGCGGATCTTTATTCGACCCTGGCGAAACTCTCCTACGAGGAGATCTCGGACACTTACAAGTCCGAGGGTTTCAAGTACGTGTACACGAGGGGTACCGGCCCGCTGGAGACCAACTTCACGAGCGACATCCTGCGGATGAAGTCGCTGGGTGTTCGGGTGGTGACCCTCGAGGCTCAGCAGATCGGTTCGATTGCGGCCTTCATCCAGCAGGCCGACCAGCAGGGCTTCCACCCCGACGCCATCGTTGCAGCCCAGGCATACGACGCCGCCCTGTTCAAGACGATCGGTTCCGCCGACGCCAGCAACCTGTACATGCCGCTGGGCTACCCCCTGTACCTGGGCCAGGACCGCTCCACCAACCCTGCGCTGGCGACTTTCCTGGACTGGCTCAACCGAACCCACCCCGGCGCAACGCCCGACCTCTACACGGTGGAAGCCTGGGCCGCTGGGCAGCTTTTCGCTCAGGCAATGAAGTCGCTCGGGGCGAATCCCAGCCGATCCGACCTGATCAACGCGGTTCAACAGGTCCACAATTTCACCGCTGACGGTTTGTTACCCCCGACGGACCCGGGCAGGAAACTGAGCAACGTCTGCATAGTGGTAGCGGGCGTCAAGGGCCATCAGTTCGTCCGCCTAAACCCTGCGGACAAGGGCTACGAGTGCAACGGGACCTACAACAACATTCCCCTGTCGCAGCTCGGGGGCTGATCGCAGCACACCTAACTGGCTAATCGACCTCCGCGGCCGGAGCGACGAACTGGGAGTTGTACAGGCTTGCGTACGCGCCGCCACGCTTAAGCAGCTCGGCGTGCGACCCTTGCTCCACGATCCGGCCGTTCTCCATCACGAGGATCACATCGGCTCCGCGGATCGTTGACAGCCGGTGGGCGATGACGAAGCTGGTCCGGTGCGCCCGCAGACGGTTCATCGCTTCCTGGATCTGGACCTCGGTCCGGGTGTCGACCGAGCTGGTCGCCTCATCGAGGATCAGTATGCACGGGTCGGCGAGAAACGCTCGGGCGATGGTTATCAGCTGCTTCTGGCCGGCGCTGACGTTGTCCGCCTCCTCGTTGATGAGGGTGCTGTAACCGTCAGGCAGGTTATGTACGAAACGGTCGACGTACGTTGCCCGTGCCGCGTCGCGAATCTGGGCGTCCGTTGCTGAAGGGTCGCCGTAGGCGATGTTGTCGCGGATCGTGCCTCCGAACAGCCAGGTGTCCTGGAGGACCATTCCGATCTTGGAACGCAGTTCGGCTCGGGGCATCGAGGTTATGTCCCGCCCGTCGATCGTTATCCGCCCGGAGTCGATCTCGTAGTAGCGCATTATCAGGTTGACGAGAGTGGTCTTGCCGGCGCCGGTATGCCCGACGATGGCCACCGTCTGGCCGGGTTCGGCAACGAGCGACAAGGACTCGATCAGCGGTACGTCGGCGTGGTAGGAGAACGAAACCCTGTCGAACTCGACTCTGCCCCGAACCGGGCCAGCCGGTGCCGGCGGTGCGTCGGCGGACTGCTCGTCGGCATCCAGGAACTCGAACACCCGCTCCAACGAGGCCATGCCGCTCTGGAAGACGTTCATCAGCGACGCGAGCTGTGTGAGCGGCATCGAGAAGGTTCTCGAGTACTGCACGAAAGCCTGAACGTCCCCGACGCTGATGGCCCCCGCAGCCACCCTCAGGCCTCCGACGACCGCCACGATCACGTACTGGACGTTCCCCAGAAAAAGGGTCACGGGCTGCATAACACTAGACATGAACTGGGCGCCGAAGGACGACTCGAACAGCTCCTCGTTCTTCTCGCGAAAGCGTTCCTCGACCTCCGGCTGCCGGCCGAACGACTTCACGATCGCATGTCCGGTGAAGGCTTCTTCGACTATCCCGTTGAGTGCACCGGTGCTTCGCCATTGGGAGATGTAACGGGGCCGAGCCCGCGCAGCGATGGCCCTCATCGTGAACACCGAAACCGGGACCGTCGTCAATGCCACCGCGGCGAGAAGCGGAGAGATCGTGAACATCGCGACCGCGACACCCAGAAGGAGCAACACCGAGTTCAACATCTGGCTGAGGGTTTGCTGAAGGCTTTGCGCAATGTTGTCGATGTCGTTGGTCACCCGGCTGAGGAGGTCGCCGCGCGATCCCCGGTCGATGTAGCTCAGTGGAAGAGCGTGAACCTTGTCTTCGACCGACCGTCGCAACCGCTGCATGAGCCTCTGGACAACACCCGCGAGCGTGTAGGCGGTCACCAGAGAGAACAGGGCCGACCCCACATACAGCAGGAGCGCTTCCCGGAGAACGCCGTCGAGAGAAGAGAAACGGATGTGGTGACGGAAGAACCCGGAGATGATCAGGTCGGTCGCATGCCCCAGCACTCGTGGGCCGAAGACGTTCATCACCACGCCGGCCACCGACGTGACGCCAACGAGAGCCAACTTAGATCGCTCTGCGGCGAGGAGTCCCACCAACCGTCCCACAACAGTCCTGAAGTCGCGCGAACGCTCGGTCGGGACACCCATCGCGTTCCACCGACCCGCGGGCCGGGTTTCCTCGGGGCTTACTCCCTGGAGGTCCCCCTCGCGGTCCTCGACGGTCGTCATGTCCGCTCTCGCTCCCCGAGCTGGGACTGGACGATCTCGGCGTATGTCGGATTGCTTGCGCGCAACTCGGCGTCGGTCCCCATGCCGACGATCTCTCCGTCCTCGAGGACGACGATCCGGTCCGCCGAGACGATCGTGGATACCCGCTGCGCGACGATGAGAACCACGCTGCTTTGTGTGTAGGGCTTCAGTGCGGCCCGGAGGCGGGCATCGGTTGAGAGGTCAAGAGCCGAGAAAGAGTCATCGAACAGGTAGATGTCAGGCTTGCGCACAAGGGCGCGGGCGATCGCCAAGCGCTGCCTTTGGCCTCCCGAAACGTTCGTTCCACCCTGGTCGATCCGCGCGTGGAGACCCCCGGGCATGAGCCGAACGAAGTCCGCAGCCTGGGCGACCTCGAGCGCCTCCCACATCTCGTATTCGGAAGCGTCGGGTTTCCCGTACGCGATGTTGGTTGCAACGGTCCCGGAAAAAAGATACGGGCGTTGCGGGACCAGCCCTATCACCGACCATAGGAACGCGGTGTCGAGATCGCGGACGTCGACGCCCCCGATCCTCACCGAGCCTTCAGTCGCGTCGAACAGGCGCGGCACAAGTTGGAGGAGAGTCGTCTTGCCTGCGCCGGTGCTCCCGACGATCGCGGTCGTCTGGCCCGGCAAGGTAGTGAACGAGACATCCGTAAGGACTGGATGCTCGGCCCCCGGGTAGTGGAACCCGACATGACGGAACTCCACGTCGAGCTCGCCCCGACTCGGCGAGGCCGGTGCTGGAGGCGATTTGACCGTCGGCTCAGTCTGGATCACCTCCTGAATGCGCCCGGCTGAGACCGACGCGCGAGGGACCATCGAAATGACGAACGTGGCCATGACGACCGACATCAGGATCTGGATCAGGTAGGTGAGGTAGGCGACCAGGGACCCAATCTGCATGTGTCCCGCCTGGATCCGTGACGCGCCGATCCATAGAACGGCGACGCTCGAAGCGTTGATGACCAGGTTCACTGTCGGGAACATCGCCGCCATGAGGCGTCCCGCTCGTAACGACGTATCGGTGAGCTCCTGATTGGCGTCTGCGAACCTCGTGCGCTCCAGTGGCTCGCGCACGAACGCCCTGACCACGCGGATCCCCGTGATCTGCTCCCGGAGCACTCGGTTGATCTGGTCGATGCGCTCCTGCATCAGGCGGAACGCCGGCACCATCCGCGAAACGAGTGTGCCCAGGATGGCTGCCGCTATCGGGATACTCACGCCGAGGATCGCCGATAAGCCAAGGTCTTGGCGCAGCGCCGCAATTATGCCGACGACGATCGTGATCGGAGCCGCGATCGCCATGGTGCAGGCCATTACGACGAGTATCTGCACCTGCTGGACGTCGTTGGTGATGCGCGTGATGAGAGACGGGGCGCCGAACGTCCCGACTTCCCTGGCCGAAAAGGCCGTCACCTGGTGGAACAAGGCGCTGCGGATGTCGCGCCCGAAGCTCATCGCCACCTTTGCTCCGAGGTATACCGCCGCGACGGCGAAGACGATCTGGACCAAAGAGAATCCCAGCATCACCACGCCGGTCGACCGGATGTAGGCCTCGTTGTGCCTGAGGATGCCCCGATCGATGATCCTCGCGTTCAAGGTTGGCAGGATCAGGCTCGCGGTCGTCTGGACCGCCTGCAGCAGGAGCATTGCGGCGAGGGTCCGTCGATAGGGGCCCAGGCGCTCGCGGAGAAGGCGGCTCAGCACTTGGGCTGACCCCCGTCCTCGCTGCAACCCAGAAGTTGACGGCGCGTGTGCCGCCACCTGCCCTTTTCGGTCACCCGGCAGAGCCTAACGGCGAAGCCTCACGAGACGGGTTGGTTATCGGTGACGGTAGGCGGTCTCTTTTTTTCCGGGGCTTGCATCCCCGCGGGATCGCTGGCGCGGGCGCAGACGCTGTAATCTCCTAGACCCCTGGGTCGGTGCCCGAGTGGCCAAAGGGAGCAGACTGTAAATCTGCCGGCGTACGCCTACGGCGGTTCAAATCCGTCCCGGCCCACTCCACGAAACGGCGTGTGGGTGGCTACACACCCACACAGCATTGTCGGATGACTACCG encodes:
- a CDS encoding ABC transporter ATP-binding protein; this encodes MLSRLLRERLGPYRRTLAAMLLLQAVQTTASLILPTLNARIIDRGILRHNEAYIRSTGVVMLGFSLVQIVFAVAAVYLGAKVAMSFGRDIRSALFHQVTAFSAREVGTFGAPSLITRITNDVQQVQILVVMACTMAIAAPITIVVGIIAALRQDLGLSAILGVSIPIAAAILGTLVSRMVPAFRLMQERIDQINRVLREQITGIRVVRAFVREPLERTRFADANQELTDTSLRAGRLMAAMFPTVNLVINASSVAVLWIGASRIQAGHMQIGSLVAYLTYLIQILMSVVMATFVISMVPRASVSAGRIQEVIQTEPTVKSPPAPASPSRGELDVEFRHVGFHYPGAEHPVLTDVSFTTLPGQTTAIVGSTGAGKTTLLQLVPRLFDATEGSVRIGGVDVRDLDTAFLWSVIGLVPQRPYLFSGTVATNIAYGKPDASEYEMWEALEVAQAADFVRLMPGGLHARIDQGGTNVSGGQRQRLAIARALVRKPDIYLFDDSFSALDLSTDARLRAALKPYTQSSVVLIVAQRVSTIVSADRIVVLEDGEIVGMGTDAELRASNPTYAEIVQSQLGERERT